In Arthrobacter citreus, a single genomic region encodes these proteins:
- a CDS encoding permease: MNFYHSFLQMNTIFISIVVEALPFILIGVFISGIIQIFITEEMLYKIIPKNRYLAVLVAILLGFIFPGCECGIVPIVSRLIKKGVPHYVAVAFMLTGPIINPIVLFATFIAFGNSIQMVIYRAGAAMIVAYIIGIVLSYLKIDNPLKNNLVTIPVDNSVPVKKKLWSVCVHAIEEFFSMGKFLILGAFIAAFVQTFIPTATLMHIGNGQVASILVMMALAFILSLCSEADAFVASSFLSTFSLNSIVAFMVVGPMIDIKNTLMLFQHFKSRYVLIIIGLVISLTFITTLLI, translated from the coding sequence ATGAATTTTTACCATTCATTCTTACAAATGAATACTATATTTATTTCGATTGTAGTCGAAGCACTACCATTCATTTTAATCGGAGTATTTATTTCTGGGATTATTCAAATTTTTATTACTGAAGAAATGTTATATAAAATAATACCGAAGAATAGATATTTAGCAGTTTTAGTTGCTATTTTACTAGGATTTATTTTCCCAGGTTGTGAGTGTGGAATCGTACCAATCGTAAGTAGATTAATTAAAAAAGGCGTACCTCACTATGTAGCCGTAGCATTTATGTTAACAGGGCCGATTATTAATCCAATTGTACTTTTTGCTACATTTATTGCTTTTGGTAATAGTATTCAAATGGTTATTTATCGCGCTGGGGCTGCAATGATTGTTGCTTATATTATTGGGATCGTATTATCATATTTGAAAATTGATAATCCATTAAAAAATAATTTAGTGACAATTCCTGTAGACAATTCAGTACCGGTTAAAAAGAAATTATGGAGCGTTTGTGTACATGCTATTGAAGAATTTTTCTCGATGGGTAAATTCTTAATTTTAGGTGCTTTTATTGCCGCTTTTGTACAAACATTTATACCTACTGCTACTTTAATGCATATTGGTAATGGACAAGTAGCTAGTATTCTAGTAATGATGGCATTAGCGTTTATCTTATCACTATGCTCTGAAGCTGATGCATTTGTTGCATCTTCATTTCTAAGTACGTTTTCGTTAAACTCCATCGTCGCATTTATGGTTGTTGGTCCAATGATCGATATAAAAAATACATTAATGTTATTCCAACATTTCAAAAGTCGTTATGTATTAATTATTATTGGATTAGTAATTTCTTTAACATTTATCACTACACTATTAATTTAA